GTGCGGCGATTCCACATAGGCCAGGTTCCCGCCCAATGCCCGAGCCATTTCAGCCGAGAGGAAGAGGCCAAGGCCGGTTCCCTGCGGTTTCGTCGTAAAAAACGGCTCGAAAAGATGATGCCGGGCTTCCGGAGAGATTCCCGGTCCCGAATCGGTCACGGTGAGGCTGAACGAGTCGTGTTTGTGCCGGATTAACGACACCATGATCGTCCCGCCCGTGCCGGCCAATGCCTCGAGCGCATTGTAAATGAGGTTGTCAAGGATCTGACCGAGACGATCCCGGTCAATAGCGGCGGCGGCGTCCGAATGCAGGACGCCCGTATACGTCACTCGGATGCCGGCTTCTGAAGCCCGCGCCTGCCAGTGTTGCAGGCGCCCGCTCAGGAATTCATTCAGGTTCGTCGGCTGCGATCCGGCTGCAGCGGGCTTTGCGACCGAAAGAAGGCGGACCACGAGCCGGTCGAGGCGCGAAATTTCCTGTTCCACGACGCCGAAGGCCGCCACCAGTCTGTCGAGATCGATCGTCCCCCGCCGGGCGAGTTGAATCTTCAGCCGTATAGACGAAAGGGGGTTGCGCACTTCATGCGCAACGCCGGCGACGAGGCGTCCGAGAGTGGCGAGGCGGTCCGCCTGCTGGAGTTGGCGTTCGAGGTGCTCGCGGCGCGTTTGTTGGAGACGAACAGTCTCGACTAAGTGATTGATTGCCGAAACCACACGGTCGACCTCGGCGTAGCCGGTGGTAGGGACCGGACGCGACGCAGTGTCTTGAAGAGTTTTAATGCCCTCCACCATTTGTCCGATGGCTATATCCAGGCGGCGCGCCATCAACCACGCCCCCCACGCGACGGCTCCGGCCATGATCAGCATCGAGAGCAGGGCGGCGCTGTAGTACCGCCATTGCGGGTTGCGGATGCCGGGAAGCCGATGCATCAGCCACACCGCGCCGATGGCCTGGTTTTCCCGCAACAGCGGAGCCGCCACGAAGAGGATCACATCGAACCCGCGCTCTACCTGCTCGCGGACAGACGCCCGGGCGGCGATGGCCTCGCGCGCCAACCGGGAAATGGTGGGCCGTTCCGCTTCGGGGATGTCCATCTTCGGGCCGGAGCCCAAATAGGTGGGGAAGGCATATCCGAGCAGCTTGTCTTGTGACCGTGAGTAGAACCCCCCTTCCACTCCGGGAACGTCCCTCAGGCTCTCCAGCGTCATCAGGCGGAGCGCCGGACCGTTCTCGATGAGCGGCAGCGCACTCAGCGTAGCCGCCGAGGCCGGAATGTCTGCCTTGTCGTACTGGCGAGCCAGGCGGTCCAAGGCCAGATTCAATTGCGTCGTTGCGTCAGACATGCGAGCCGACTCCGTCATATGAAACAGTTGCAGGCCGAGCAGGGCGCCGCAGACCAACGTGGCGCCGACCAGCACGCCGAGCGCCTGGATCCGGCGCTTCAAAGACCATTTGGATGGGAACGAGCCGGCCTCGTCTCCTCCGCCGATGACCGACACTCCAGGCTCTTCAAGGGCGGCGGCTGCCACACCGCCGATGGATTTCTGCATCATGTCGAAACGGTCCTTTTGCGCTGCATCATCTAAACTCGGCCGGTCATCAGCAGGTTGTGTGCCACTTGAAAGTATGCAAGCACTTGCTCCATGTGATTGATAGATATGATCTTGAGAAGCAGTATCAAAAACGGGCATCAACGAGTTGTCCTGAATCAGAGCATTGCCCTGTCCGAAAATCAGACACTCGAACGTGGTGCAGTTGGCATCAGAAGAGTAATTAAATGCCCTCCGGACCATCTCCATCGTAGAGATGGTCTGGACCGGGAACTACAGTGCGGCGTAGGCAGTGGATTCTCAGTAACCTCATGGGAGTTGGCATAAAGGAAGGCGGGGGGCCTCAGGAGGAACGGAGGGCCCCCGCCGAGCGAAGTGGGAGGGCACAGACTCCCACTTCGGGGCCGGTGCGTATGCACCGGCTGACGCCG
This Nitrospirota bacterium DNA region includes the following protein-coding sequences:
- a CDS encoding ATP-binding protein is translated as MMQKSIGGVAAAALEEPGVSVIGGGDEAGSFPSKWSLKRRIQALGVLVGATLVCGALLGLQLFHMTESARMSDATTQLNLALDRLARQYDKADIPASAATLSALPLIENGPALRLMTLESLRDVPGVEGGFYSRSQDKLLGYAFPTYLGSGPKMDIPEAERPTISRLAREAIAARASVREQVERGFDVILFVAAPLLRENQAIGAVWLMHRLPGIRNPQWRYYSAALLSMLIMAGAVAWGAWLMARRLDIAIGQMVEGIKTLQDTASRPVPTTGYAEVDRVVSAINHLVETVRLQQTRREHLERQLQQADRLATLGRLVAGVAHEVRNPLSSIRLKIQLARRGTIDLDRLVAAFGVVEQEISRLDRLVVRLLSVAKPAAAGSQPTNLNEFLSGRLQHWQARASEAGIRVTYTGVLHSDAAAAIDRDRLGQILDNLIYNALEALAGTGGTIMVSLIRHKHDSFSLTVTDSGPGISPEARHHLFEPFFTTKPQGTGLGLFLSAEMARALGGNLAYVESPHGGACFTLTLPFCPAGEVPREDDGPAAPQGAG